The Streptomyces venezuelae genomic interval CGTCACCGACTCCAAGGTCTGGACGACGTACCTGCTGCCCGGTCTCGTCGAGACCCTCAAGGCCGCCGCGCTCGCCATCCTGATCGCGCTCCCCCTCGGCGCGGCCCTCGGCATCGGCCGGCTCTCCGACCACCGCTGGGTACGCGTGCCCGTCGGCGCGGTCGTGGAGTTCTTCCGCGCCATCCCGGTGCTGCTCCTCATGATGTTCGCGGCCGCCCTGTACCGGGAGTTCACGACCATCAGCTCCGACTTCCGCCCGCTGTACGCGGTCGTCACCGGTCTGGTGCTCTACAACGCCTCGGTGATCGCCGAGGTCGTCCGCGCCGGTGTGCTCTCGCTGCCCCGGGGCCAGGGCGACGCGGCCGTCGCGCTCGGCATGCGCAAGGGCCAGACCATGCTGTACGTCCTGCTCCCGCAGGCCGTCACCGTGATGCTCCCGGCCCTGGTCAGCCAGCTCGTCGTGATCGTCAAGGACACGGCGCTCGGCGGCGCGCTGCTCGGCTTCGAGGACCTGCTCAGCCAGAACCGACAGATCACGGCCAACTACGGCGCCAACACGATCGCCACCCTCGTGGTCATCGCGCTGATCTACATCGTCCTCAACGGCATCCTCACCAACCTCGCCGGACGTGTGGAGAAGCGTCTGCGGCAGGGGAAGAAGTCCGCCGCGGCGGCCATCCCGGCCCAGTCGGCAGCGCCCGAGATCGAGGCGAAGACCATCAGCGGAGCCTGACCCGAGGTCGGACCCCACCGGCTGTGACCGCTGGGGTCCGACGGGGTCCGTGGGACAACAGGGGTGGGCCGGAGCGGTACTGACTTCATGTCAACCGCACCGCGCCCACCCCGTCGCTTGACGCAAGCACCCTCAGTGGGTTGCATACGGTCTGTGATCAACCACCGGGCTCGTGCCACACTCAGCTGTGCTGCCCTCATGACCGTCCGGCCTTCAGGAGCCGCGCCGTGGACCCGGTGATCATCGTGGGCGCCGGGCCGGTCGGCCTCGCGCTCTCCCTCGCGCTCGCCGCGCAGGGCGTGCCCAGCGTCGTCCTCGACGAGGGCTCCGGCAAGGAGGAACCGCGCCCCGCGCGCACCGCCGTCCTGCGCGCCGACATGGCCGCGATGGTCGATCGTCTCGGCTGCACCACCCTCCGCGACGAGGGCGTGCGCTGGGTCGGCTGGCGCAGCGTGCGCCGCCGCCAGCTCGTCCGCCACACCCCGCTCGACCTGGGGCTCAGCGGTACGGAGGAGTGGGCGGAGGACCCGGACGCCCCGTCCGTCCCGGCCGCCCCCCTGCACATCCCGCAGCACGCCCTGGCGCGCGGGCTGCGCGACGCGATCGGCCGGCAGAAGCTCGTCCGGCTGGTCACCGAGGCCCGGCTCGACACGATCGAGCAGGACCGGGACGGCGTCGTCGCCCACACCCGCGGCCCGGAGGGCACCTGGTGGCGCGGCAGCCACCTCGTCGGCTGCGACGGGGCCCGGTCCACCGTGCGCAAACTGCTCGGCATCCGCTTCCCCGGCCGTACGGCGGTGGAGCGGCACGCGGTCGCCGCGCTCCGCACCGAACTCCCCTGGCCCGGCGAGGCCCTGTTGCACCGCCAGCCCCCGTGGCGGGGCGCCGGCGAGGAGATCGCCGCCCGCCCGCTGCCCGACGGGGTGTGGCGGATCGACTGGCTGCTGCCGCCCCGCGGCGAGCTCGTCACGCCGGACGCGCTGGTCACCCGCATCCGCGAGACCCTGGCGGGCTGGTGCGACGGGGTGACTCCCCCGTACGAACTCATCGACACCGGCGTCCACACCCTGCACCACCGGCTCGCCCGGCGCTGGCGGGTCGACCGGGTGCTGCTTGCCGGGGACGCGGCGCATCTGCTCGGCGCGGTCGGCACCCAGGGCCTCGACGAGGGCCTGCGGGACGTGGACAACCTCGCCTGGAAGCTCGCCCACACCTGGCACCACGGCGCCTCGGAGCGGTTGCTCGACAGCTACCAGAGCGAGCGGCGGACGGCCATCGCCTCCCGGCTGCGCGCGGCGGACCAGTCCCTGCCGGCCTTGCGCGGCGGCGGTGGCCTGCGGACGTACCTCCTCGGGGCGGCGCGCGTCCACGACGCCCTGCTGACCGACGGCCATGTGGGGCGCGGTCCGCTCGGAGCGCCTCCCGCATACCCGCACTCCCCCCTCGCGCCTCCGAGCGCCGAGGGCCAGACCCCGGTGGGCACGCCGACGGGCGCCCCGGTCGAGGACGTCCGGGTGACCGCCCCGGACGGCACGACCGTACGGCTCCGGGACAGGCTCGGTCAGGGCCGGTTCCTGGTCCTGCTCGTCGCCCCCGGCACCGGCGTGTGGGACCGCCGCCACTGGCGGACCGCCGGTGTGATGCCCCGGCTCGAAGAGGCCGTACGCGCCCTCCCGGCGAAGGCGGAGGTCCTGGTCACCGAGGCGTATCCCGGCGCCCCGGCCCACGCCGTCCTGCTCGTCCGGCCCGACGGGCACCTCGTCGCGTCCTTCGCCGGGGTCCGCCCGGAGGAGCTGTACGCGGCGGCCGACGCGGCCCGCGGCGGATCCCCCACCGCCGAGGCACCGACCGAGGAGCCCCCGGAGAAGGCCGGCGCCAAGGGCGCGTCCGCGGGCGGGGCGAAGGACACGAGCGAAACGCCCGCCGGAGTTCCCCGCGAGCTCCCCACCGACGTCCCCACCGAGGTGTCCGTCGAGGTGTCCGTGTCCGCCGAAACCGACCACACGGTGGACATGCATTGATTCCGCGCGGGCGCGCATGGTGTACTCCGGAGCGTGACCGACACCGATGTGCGCCTGTGGCGGAGGGTCCATATGGACCTCGTCCGCTATGCGGGCTGCATGTGTCGCCCCTCCTGCTGACTTCGCCCCCTTCCCCGCGCGCGCCCCGCCACTGACGTCCGTCCGTGTGCCCGGTGCCGTCGCGCCCTCCTCGCGAACTCCAGGACGGTCATCCGTGCCCCAGCCTGCCCCCGCTCCCTCCCCTGTCGTCTCCACGTTCGCTTCCGCCGCCCCGACGGCGGCCGAACTCCTCGACTTCGTCCGCCGGACGGCCGCCGACCGGGACCTCGTCGACTCCCTGCCGCTCGACCCCGAGGGCCGCACCTGGGTACGGCTCGACGGCCCCGGCGGCAGCGAGGCCTGGCTCATCGGCTGGCCGCCCGGCACGGGCACCGGCTGGCACGACCACGCCGAGTCCCTGGGCGCCTTCGCCACCGCACGCGGGGCACTGACCGAGAACGCCCTCGCGGTCCGGCTGCCTGCGAGCGGCTGGAAGACCCTGGAGCTGGCGGACGGCCTCGACCGCTCCCGGCGGCTGTCGGAGGGTGACGGCCGGGCCTTCGGCCGCCACCATGTGCACGAGGTGCTCAACGAGTCCCCGGACACCCACGCGGTGTCCGTGCACGCGTACTACCCGCCACTCCCGCTGATCCGGCGGTTCAGCCGGACGGACGCGGTGCTCCGCCTGGAGCAGGTCGAGCGTCCGGAGGACTGGCAGTGAGCGAGGAGCGGGTGGCCGGGGAAGTCGCCCCGGAACGAGTGGGCATCGACGAACTGCTCGAACGGGTCAGGGCGGGCATCGACCGGATCGAGCCCCGCGCCGCCCACGAGGCGTACGAGGCGGGTGACGCGCTCCTCGTGGACACGCGCTACGCGGCCCTGCGACAACGGGACGGGCTGATCCCGGGCGCGCTGGTCGTGGAGCGCAACGAGCTGGAATGGCGGCTCGACCCGCTGGGCAGCCACCGCGCGCCGGAGGCGGACAGCCACGACCTGCGGGTGGTCGTCCTCTGCAACGAGGGTTACGCCTCTTCCCTCGCGGTCGAGTCCCTCCGCCGCCTGGGGTTGCACCGCGCGACCGACCTCATCGGCGGCTTCCAGGCCTGGAAGGCGGCGGGCCTCCCGGTCCTGCTCCCGACGACCCCCGGCTGACCGCGCCGGACGAGTCCTTCTGCCCCCCGGTCAGAAGGACTCGTCCAGCCCGTCCGTGGACTCACCCTCGGCCTCCAGCGCCTGGCGGACGACGCGGAGTGCCATGCCCTCCGGGTACCCCTTGCGGGCGAGCATCCCGGCGAGGCGGCGCAGGCGCTTGTCTCTGTCGAGACCTCGTGTGGCGCGCAGCTTGCGGTCGACGAGCTCGCGCGCCGTGCTCTCCTCCTGCTCGGAGTCGAGCTGGTCCACCGCCTCCTGGATGAGCGCCGGCTCGACGCCCTTGGTCCGCAGCTCGCGGGCGAGGGCCCGGCGAGCGAGGCCCCGGCCGTGGTGGCGGGACTCCACCCAGGCCCCCGCGAAGGCGGCGTCGTCGATGAGCCCGACGTCCTCGAAGCGGGAGAGGATCTCCTCCGCCACGTCGTCGGGGATCTCCCGCTTGCGCAGGGCGTCGGCCAGCTGCTTGCGCGTGCGGGGGGTCCCGGTGAGCAGGCGCAGACAGATCGCCCGCGCCCGCTCAGCCGGATCCTGGGGTGACGGCTCCTTCTCGGCCCTCGACGAGTCGGGGCCGTCACCCGGCCATTCGGTGCGACCGGTCACCGGTTCAGCTCTTGGCCGCGGTGGCCTTGGTCGCCTTCGCGGTCTTGGTCGCGGGTGCCGGGACGGTCTTGGCGGCGTCGTCCGCGCCGGCCGCGTCGGCACCGGCCGTCGCGTCCGCAGCGGGCTCTGCCGACGGGTCCTGGGGCTTGACGCCGACGCCGAGCTTCTCCTTGATCTTCTTCTCGATCTCGTCGGCGAGGTCGGGGTTGTCCTTCAGGAAGTTACGGGCGTTCTCCTTGCCCTGGCCGAGCTGGTCGCCCTCGTACGTGTACCAGGCACCTGCCTTGCGCACGAAGCCGTGCTCCACGCCCATGTCGATCAGACCGCCCTCGCGGCTGATGCCCTGGCCGTAGAGGATGTCGAACTCGGCCTGCTTGAAGGGGGGCGCGACCTTGTTCTTGACGACCTTGACGCGGGTGCGGTTGCCGACCGCGTCCGTGCCGTCCTTGAGGGTCTCGATCCGGCGGATGTCGAGG includes:
- a CDS encoding rhodanese-like domain-containing protein, which gives rise to MAVSEERVAGEVAPERVGIDELLERVRAGIDRIEPRAAHEAYEAGDALLVDTRYAALRQRDGLIPGALVVERNELEWRLDPLGSHRAPEADSHDLRVVVLCNEGYASSLAVESLRRLGLHRATDLIGGFQAWKAAGLPVLLPTTPG
- a CDS encoding FAD-dependent monooxygenase — translated: MDPVIIVGAGPVGLALSLALAAQGVPSVVLDEGSGKEEPRPARTAVLRADMAAMVDRLGCTTLRDEGVRWVGWRSVRRRQLVRHTPLDLGLSGTEEWAEDPDAPSVPAAPLHIPQHALARGLRDAIGRQKLVRLVTEARLDTIEQDRDGVVAHTRGPEGTWWRGSHLVGCDGARSTVRKLLGIRFPGRTAVERHAVAALRTELPWPGEALLHRQPPWRGAGEEIAARPLPDGVWRIDWLLPPRGELVTPDALVTRIRETLAGWCDGVTPPYELIDTGVHTLHHRLARRWRVDRVLLAGDAAHLLGAVGTQGLDEGLRDVDNLAWKLAHTWHHGASERLLDSYQSERRTAIASRLRAADQSLPALRGGGGLRTYLLGAARVHDALLTDGHVGRGPLGAPPAYPHSPLAPPSAEGQTPVGTPTGAPVEDVRVTAPDGTTVRLRDRLGQGRFLVLLVAPGTGVWDRRHWRTAGVMPRLEEAVRALPAKAEVLVTEAYPGAPAHAVLLVRPDGHLVASFAGVRPEELYAAADAARGGSPTAEAPTEEPPEKAGAKGASAGGAKDTSETPAGVPRELPTDVPTEVSVEVSVSAETDHTVDMH
- a CDS encoding cysteine dioxygenase, which codes for MPQPAPAPSPVVSTFASAAPTAAELLDFVRRTAADRDLVDSLPLDPEGRTWVRLDGPGGSEAWLIGWPPGTGTGWHDHAESLGAFATARGALTENALAVRLPASGWKTLELADGLDRSRRLSEGDGRAFGRHHVHEVLNESPDTHAVSVHAYYPPLPLIRRFSRTDAVLRLEQVERPEDWQ
- the recX gene encoding recombination regulator RecX, whose translation is MTGRTEWPGDGPDSSRAEKEPSPQDPAERARAICLRLLTGTPRTRKQLADALRKREIPDDVAEEILSRFEDVGLIDDAAFAGAWVESRHHGRGLARRALARELRTKGVEPALIQEAVDQLDSEQEESTARELVDRKLRATRGLDRDKRLRRLAGMLARKGYPEGMALRVVRQALEAEGESTDGLDESF
- a CDS encoding amino acid ABC transporter permease, with the protein product MSSVLYDTPGPRAKRRNLVYTIGFVAVLALVGWWVLAALNDKHQLDANKWSPFVTDSKVWTTYLLPGLVETLKAAALAILIALPLGAALGIGRLSDHRWVRVPVGAVVEFFRAIPVLLLMMFAAALYREFTTISSDFRPLYAVVTGLVLYNASVIAEVVRAGVLSLPRGQGDAAVALGMRKGQTMLYVLLPQAVTVMLPALVSQLVVIVKDTALGGALLGFEDLLSQNRQITANYGANTIATLVVIALIYIVLNGILTNLAGRVEKRLRQGKKSAAAAIPAQSAAPEIEAKTISGA
- a CDS encoding putative leader peptide, whose protein sequence is MRLWRRVHMDLVRYAGCMCRPSC